The genome window TTAAAAATTTGGGCGCGGCCGTTACGCTAAGCCTGGGCGAAAAGACGCGCGAAGAATACGCCGCTTACCGCAAAGCCGGTGCCGACCGCTACCTGCTGCGCATTGAAACGACCGACAAAAACCTCTACGAAAAGTTGGATCCGGCCATGAGCTGGGACAACCGCGTGCGCTGTTTGGAAGATTTAAAAGAACTGGGCTATGAAGTAGGATCCGGCTCGTTGGTAGGGCTGCCGGGGCAGACCTTGGAAAGCCTGGCGGAAGATTTGCTGTTTTTTAAATCCCTGCCGGTGGACATGGCCGGCATCGGCCCGTTTATCCCCCACCCGCATACGCCGCTTGCGCAGGAAAAGGCGGACGGCCATTTTGAGCTTTCGCTTAAAATGATGGCCATTATGCGCCTGATGCTGCCGGACATCAATATCCCGGCCACCACCGCCATGGAAACGCTCCACCCCCAAGGGCGGCTGTTGGCCTTGCAATGCGGGGCCAACGTCATTATGCCAAACGTTACGGCGGAAACCTTCTGCAAGAATTACGAACTCTACCCCGGCAAGCCGCACCCGGGCGCCCGCGCCGCCGCGGCCTGGCAGGAGCAGCTGGCCTCCATCGGGCGCAGCGTTTCGGCGGGGTACGGCTTTCACGGGGACTACCTCAAAGAACAGCGCGCCGCCCGCTGAGCTTCCCCCTGCAGAAAAAATTTCCTTTTCTTTTGGAAATGTATTACAATATAGAGGACAAAACGGACTTTCCGTCCGTTGGGATTATTTTTTGTATTGGAGAGACGACCGCATATGGTAAAAAAGACCGTTAAAAAAGCGGCAAAAACCGCCGCTAAAAAGGCCGTAAAAAAAGCAGTAAAATATGTCTACTCGTTTGGAGCGGGTAAAGCCGAAGGAAACGGCAAAATGAAAGAGTTGTTGGGCGGCAAAGGTGCCAACTTAGCCGAAATGGCCGGCCAATTAAAACTCCCCGTCCCCCCCGGATTTACGATTACCACCGAAGTCTGCACCTATTATTGGAACAACAAACGCACCTATCCCAAAACGTTGAAAGCCGACGTGGAAGCCAACCTCAAGAAAATTGAACGCGAAACCAAAAAACAGTTCGGTTCCGAAAAGAACCCGCTGTTGGTGTCCGTCCGTTCCGGTGCGCGCGCTTCTATGCCGGGTATGATGGAAACGATTTTAAACATCGGTCTTACCGAAAAAACCATTCCCGGCATGATTGCCAAAACCGGCGACGCCCGCTTTGTCTACGATGCGTACCGCCGCCTGATTATGATGTATTCCGACGTTGTGATGGAAAAAGCCGCCGGCATTGAACCCAAAGACGGCGAAGGCATCCGCAAAATTTTGGACGGCATGCTGGAAGAGTTGAAAAACAAACTCGGCGTGTCGGACGATACGCACATTCCGGCCGAAGAACTGCAGAAACTGTGCGTGCAGTTTAAAGCCACCGTCAAAAAAGTACTCAAAAAAGACTTTCCGGACGACCCCATGGAACAGCTCTGGGGCGCCATCGGTGCGGTGTTTGCCTCCTGGAACGGCAAACGCGCCATTGCCTACCGCAACATTGAAAACATCCCGCACGACTGGGGTACCGCCGTCAACGTACAGACGATGGTATTTGGCAATATGGGCGACACCAGCGCCACGGGCGTGGCATTTACCCGCAACCCCGGCACCGGCGACAGCCACTTCTACGGCGAATACTTAATCAACGCCCAGGGCGAAGACGTGGTGGCCGGTATCCGCACCCCCTCTCCGATGAACAAATGGTCTGCCAATGCGCATTCCAAACACCTGCCCACCTTGGAAAAAGTAATGCCCAAAGTGTATAAGGAATTGGACGCCATCCAGAAAAAGCTGGAAAAACATTTCCACGATATGCTGGATATTGAATTTACCATTGAAGACCAAAAACTCTGGATGCTGCAGTGCCGCGTAGGCAAGAGAAACGGCACCGCGGCCGTGCAGATGGCGCTGGATATGGTCAAAGAAAGACTGATCAGCAAAGAAGAAGCCGTCCTGCGCGTAACGCCCACCCAGCTGGGCGAACTGCTGCTGCCGGCCATTGACCCCAAAGCCGAAGCGGGCGTGAAGCCCATTGCGCAAGGCTTGCCGGCGGGCCCCGGCGGCGCGGCGGGTAAAATTGTATTTAACTCGTTAGACGCCATTAAACTGCAGGAAGCGGGCCAAAACGCCATTTTGGTGCGCGAAGAAACCAACCCCGAAGACATTGAAGGCATGCGCGCGGCGGCGGGTATTTTAACCCAGCGCGGCGGCATGACCTCGCACGCGGCTTTGGTGGCGCGCGGCTGGGGTAAATGCTGCATTGTGGGCTGCGGCGAATTGGAAATCAATTTGAATGCCAAAACCGTCAAAATGGGCGGCAAAACCTTTAAAGAAGGCGACGAGCTGACCTTAAACGGTACCAAAGGCTACGTGTATGAAGGCGCGCTGAAGATGTTGGCCGCGGGCGAAGGAAACAAAAACTTGGCGGCTTTTCTCGCGCTGTGCGATAAAGTGCGCACGATGAAAGTGCGCGCCAACGCCGATACGGAAGAAGACGCCATTAAAGCCCGCAAATTCGGCGCCGAAGGGATTGGGCTGTTCCGCATTGAACACATGTTCTACGGCAAAAATTCCGACAAACCCTTGTTCATCCTGCGCAAGATGATTCTTTCCGGCAGCGAAGAAGAACGCAAAGCCGCCGTGGAAGAACTCTTCCCGTATATGAAAAAGGAAATCAAAGCCACGATGAAGGCCATGGCCGGTTTCGGCGTTACCGTGCGCTTGATGGATCCGCCGCTGCACGAATTTGTGCCCACTTTGCCCGAAAAACAGGCCGAATTGGCCAAAGCGCTGGGCATCACGATGGACGTATTCAAAGACCGTGCCGCCAGCCTGCACGAAGTCAACCCGATGATGGGGCACCGCGGCATTCGCTTGGGTGTAACCTATCCGGAAATTACCACCATGCAGTCCCGCGCCATTTTTGAATCCGCGGCCGAACTGATTAAAGAAGGCGTCAAAGCCCAGCCGGAAGTAATGATTCCGCTGACCTGCGACGTAAACGAAATCATCAGTCAGAAGAAGCTCATCCGCGCCGCTTACGATGAAGTCGTGGCCAAAACGAAAGTCAAAAAGCTCAACTTCTCCGTGGGGACGATGATTGAAATCCCCCGTGCGGCGGTGTTGGCCTATGAGGTGGCCCAGGAAACGGACTTCTTCTCTTTCGGCACCAACGACCTGACGCAGATGACCTTTGGCTTCTCGCGCGACGATATCGGCTCTTTCCTGCCCGAATACTTAAAACAGGGTATTTTGGAAGCCGATCCGTTCCAAACGCTGGATCAGCGCGGGGTAGGGATGCTCATTGAGCACGCCGTTGCCGAAGGGCGCGACGCCAAACCGAACCTAAAAGTAGGTATCTGCGGCGAGCACGGCGGAGACCCCGAAAGCGTGGAATTCTGCCACCGCGAAGGGTTTACGTATGTGTCCTGCTCGGCGTTCCGCGTGCCGATCGCCCGCTTGGCCGCCGCACAGGCTGCCGCCAAAGACGTGTTGGCTAAAAAACGCAAATAATCAGTTGGTTTAAATCCTTGCCGGGGCCTTTAAAAAGGCCCCGGTTTTTTGTTTTCTCTGCCGCCCACGGGCAGGGCGGGATTGTAATTGTTCCTTGAAAAATACCACTTTAGATATTAAAATATAAGGGTAAGATAAAAATATGAAAGGATCCTTTCAGTATTTTTAGCTGTTTTTTGTTTTATCATTATTTATAAGGAACAGAATATGAAAAAAATATTCGTTTTGTTGCTTTTTTGCTTATGTGCCTGTATGCCGGCCCATGCGTGGGTGTTTCTGCAATCGGTGCAGGAGAATAAAAACACCAGCGTGTTGCTGCCCAAAATTATCAACCGGCAGGCGCACATACGGGTGTGTATGGATCTGTTAGACCAAAACAGCCGACCGAGTTCCAACCCGTCCACCGCCAACGAAAATTCCGACACCTATCAGAAAATCCGCCCGATTATTGAATCCAGCTATCAAATGTGGATGGATACTTTGCGCAACACCATTCAAAGCTCCGGGCGAAGTGCGGAATTTGCGGATGTCCTTTCACTGTTGCCCAAGAAAAAACTTACTTTTGAATTTATTAACCCGGATTTGTCGCCCTGTGTAGACGATAAAGCGCAGGATCTGTACGTTCGGGTGGTGCCTGGCGTCCAGGCGCCCGGCGCGGCGGCTTATGTGCGCGTGCATAACAATTTGGTCGCCATGACGCTGGACAAGTGGGATGTTTATTCTCCGGAGGAACTCCGAGGGCATGTCCTGCACGAAATCGGGCATACTTTTGGTTTGGGCGATATGTATCAGTCCAGCGCCAAAAAGAGCTACAACAGCCGCACCTACACCACGGCGGACATTCAACCCCTGTGGGAAACCGCCGCCTGTATGAATGACAGCTGCAACGGATATACGAAAAGAGTCCCCTATTCCGAAACGCAGGCGGTGTGGGATGAAGCGCGCGGGGGCTTTAGATCCATTTCCAAGTCCCGCTATAAAACGGTTTTTGTAGAAAATTCCGCCGAAAAGCTGACTTGCGACGATATGGATGGTCTAGTCAACTTGCTGGATTATTATTTCCCTGAAAAAATGTCCAAGCGGCGCACGGAAGGGTGGCTGAGTTTTTGCCGCGACAAAAACCTGGCGTATGCCTATTCGCTGCCGTTTACGGTAACGCCCGAGGAAAAAGCGGCTTTTGCCCAATTTGTCAAAAAAGGGCGCCTGGGGCTTTCCCCCTTAATCGGCAAGACGGAATTTTTGGCCAATTATACCAAAAACATTGTAAACGGCACGGCGCCGACGGGATACTCCTTGCGCCGCAAACAGTTGCAGCAGCAGGCCAAGCAGGAACTTTCTCAAGCCGTAGTAGGAAATCAAAAGCCTGCCGCCGCAGCGCCTACCGTACCCGATGAATGCCCTGTATGCCACAAGCCTTTGCGGGGAACGGATGCCATCCGTTTGTGCGACCGGGATTCAAAACGCCGTATTCGGGGCGGTTGCGTCTATCTTCACAGAGGCTGCAAAGGCAATTTGGGAAACCCAGATGCTTTGAAGAGTTTTTTAAAAACGGTGGATCCCAAATATGTAGGCCATTCGGAGAAGACACGTGTTGCTTTCTAAAAAACCCCGCTTATGAAGCGGGGTTTTTCGTTCGGTCGATTCAGCAGCAAACGGACTGACCGTCTGAAAAGAGTTGACAGTACGCCTGCTATTTAAGTAAAGTAACCCTAGCTTGTGGGGAGGTGTGTCCTTATGTGTGGGTGGCTTGGTATTTTGCTGGTGGTGGTGATAGCCGCGGGGATTTGGTATTTTTTCCCCCGCCGGCAGGCGTTGTATGCCGGGGTAAATCCGCCCATTATTGAATTTTTAACTACCGAGCTAAAGCGTTTTCCTCTGCACCAAGCGGTATTTCAGAATGACGTGGCAGCCGTACAGCAGCTGTTAAAAGAAGGGCATTCTATTGAAGAAGAAACCGACGACGGCCAAACCGTACTGCATATCGCGGCGGAATGCGGGCTGGAAGAAATGTGCCGGTTCGTTATCAAACAGGGTGTGAAAGTGGACTCTTTGGACAATTTTGGCGGAACGGCGCTGCATGCTGCGGCGGCCTGCCAAAACGGGGTGGGCGTGATACGCGTGCTGATAGAAAACGGGGCCGATGCGCATCTGAAAGACGCCGCCGGCATGACGCCGGGTGCACTGGCGGAAAAATACAAACATTTTAAAATTGCGGCTTACTTAAAACTGCGCGGCGACTAAACAGGTACACCCCTGGTAAACAGACAAAATTTTATTGTAATATCTATATTACTCTGTAAATTGGAAGGCGGCAAATACAAGGAAGCGCTTTCGTCTTGCTCTAAGGCGTATGAACTTTATCAAAAAAACATGGCCTACGCCAAACAGCATAAGGTAGCCGTTCGCGCGGCGGTGGCGTCGTCCAATATGCCTTTTATTACCGATCCCATTATTTTGTTCCCGGATCTGCAGGAAGACGTAATTTTTGCCCGCGTGATGAAAGGCGATTTAAAGCTTTCCCAAGCGTTAAAAGAAAACGCCTCGTTAACCGGGCAGGGCGGCCTGATTGGATTCTTGCGCGGCGCCAACAAACGGATGCCCAATGCGTTTTCGTACGTGACGGAATCTTTCCGCAACTGGAAAGGCTGTTCAAAAGCTTTGGCGGAAGCCCAATCCGAAGTGGCGGTAGATCCGGCGCAGTTCTGTGTAAAATAATAAGACCGGTTTATCACAAAAAGCCTTCCCTTGAGCGGGGAAGGCTTTTTTATGGGCTCATTTAGAGAAGAATGGGCCGTTTGGCTCATTTTTTTCTAGGTCTTTTTTCTGTTCCCCCTTGGGCCCAAAGGCCCTTTTTTTTATTCTCCCAAAGAGCCATACTGTGTATATACAGGAGGCAACTTATGCAACTATCCGCCGACAACTTTTTAATTATGAGTATGGAATTTATCGCCGTTTCTTCCCAAGGTTCCCAAGCGCCGTTTTTATCTTAATTCTCGCAGTATCTCCTTTTCCGCCTGTCTTTCAAAGACAGGCGGTTTTTTGCCCAAGGCGCGCAAACAGAAAAAACAGATTTTTAAGCCCTTTTCTCTTTACGACTTCGGGATTATTTACTAAAATATAACAATGAAAGCTTTTCCCATAATTGTATCCTCTCCGTCCGGCGCCGGCAAGACGACGATCGTGGACGCGGTGCTCAAGCGCAACAAAACCGTTTCCCGCGTGATTACCGCCACCACCCGCGCCCCCCGCACCGGGGAAAAAGACGGCGTGGATTATTTATTTTGGAGCATTAAGCAGTTTGAACAGGCCATTAAAAAAGGTCAAATGCTGGAATGGGCGCAGGTGCATACGCACTACTACGGTATTCCCAAAAAATCGGTGGACAGCCTGATGAAAAAAGGCATTTGCCCGATTTTGGTGATTGACGTGCAAGGCGCCCGCACCGTAAAAGCGCAATATCCGGACGCGGCAATGGTGTTTATCGTGCCGCCCAGCTTAAAAGAGCTTAAAAAGCGCATTTTGGGCCGCAACGACAATACGCAGGATATTGAGCTGCGTTTGGAAACGGCCAAAAAAGAAATGCTGGAGCTGGATCATTACGATTACGCCCTGCTTAATGACGA of Elusimicrobium sp. An273 contains these proteins:
- the gmk gene encoding guanylate kinase, giving the protein MKAFPIIVSSPSGAGKTTIVDAVLKRNKTVSRVITATTRAPRTGEKDGVDYLFWSIKQFEQAIKKGQMLEWAQVHTHYYGIPKKSVDSLMKKGICPILVIDVQGARTVKAQYPDAAMVFIVPPSLKELKKRILGRNDNTQDIELRLETAKKEMLELDHYDYALLNDDLEEAVDNMAGIIAAEQCRVSRQDLKIKNLK
- the ppdK gene encoding pyruvate, phosphate dikinase, whose product is MVKKTVKKAAKTAAKKAVKKAVKYVYSFGAGKAEGNGKMKELLGGKGANLAEMAGQLKLPVPPGFTITTEVCTYYWNNKRTYPKTLKADVEANLKKIERETKKQFGSEKNPLLVSVRSGARASMPGMMETILNIGLTEKTIPGMIAKTGDARFVYDAYRRLIMMYSDVVMEKAAGIEPKDGEGIRKILDGMLEELKNKLGVSDDTHIPAEELQKLCVQFKATVKKVLKKDFPDDPMEQLWGAIGAVFASWNGKRAIAYRNIENIPHDWGTAVNVQTMVFGNMGDTSATGVAFTRNPGTGDSHFYGEYLINAQGEDVVAGIRTPSPMNKWSANAHSKHLPTLEKVMPKVYKELDAIQKKLEKHFHDMLDIEFTIEDQKLWMLQCRVGKRNGTAAVQMALDMVKERLISKEEAVLRVTPTQLGELLLPAIDPKAEAGVKPIAQGLPAGPGGAAGKIVFNSLDAIKLQEAGQNAILVREETNPEDIEGMRAAAGILTQRGGMTSHAALVARGWGKCCIVGCGELEINLNAKTVKMGGKTFKEGDELTLNGTKGYVYEGALKMLAAGEGNKNLAAFLALCDKVRTMKVRANADTEEDAIKARKFGAEGIGLFRIEHMFYGKNSDKPLFILRKMILSGSEEERKAAVEELFPYMKKEIKATMKAMAGFGVTVRLMDPPLHEFVPTLPEKQAELAKALGITMDVFKDRAASLHEVNPMMGHRGIRLGVTYPEITTMQSRAIFESAAELIKEGVKAQPEVMIPLTCDVNEIISQKKLIRAAYDEVVAKTKVKKLNFSVGTMIEIPRAAVLAYEVAQETDFFSFGTNDLTQMTFGFSRDDIGSFLPEYLKQGILEADPFQTLDQRGVGMLIEHAVAEGRDAKPNLKVGICGEHGGDPESVEFCHREGFTYVSCSAFRVPIARLAAAQAAAKDVLAKKRK
- a CDS encoding ankyrin repeat domain-containing protein, with translation MCGWLGILLVVVIAAGIWYFFPRRQALYAGVNPPIIEFLTTELKRFPLHQAVFQNDVAAVQQLLKEGHSIEEETDDGQTVLHIAAECGLEEMCRFVIKQGVKVDSLDNFGGTALHAAAACQNGVGVIRVLIENGADAHLKDAAGMTPGALAEKYKHFKIAAYLKLRGD
- the hydE gene encoding [FeFe] hydrogenase H-cluster radical SAM maturase HydE encodes the protein MQTLDDWTQKYLSRPPLTRGDILPLLSLSDPAPLFRKADSIRRRFVGDGVYLRALIEFSNYCKNDCMYCGIRRSNAQAVRYRMTPNEITHTARQAVAAGYKTVVLQSGEDLWFDADKMSDIIRRIKNLGAAVTLSLGEKTREEYAAYRKAGADRYLLRIETTDKNLYEKLDPAMSWDNRVRCLEDLKELGYEVGSGSLVGLPGQTLESLAEDLLFFKSLPVDMAGIGPFIPHPHTPLAQEKADGHFELSLKMMAIMRLMLPDINIPATTAMETLHPQGRLLALQCGANVIMPNVTAETFCKNYELYPGKPHPGARAAAAWQEQLASIGRSVSAGYGFHGDYLKEQRAAR